TTGATGTTCTCCGTTGATGAAGTTTTCTGGCCTGGTTGTTTTTTCCCTGATCCATGGTGGATCTAGGGGTACTCTACTCCACTGATTCTTACGGCTCTTTAGAGCCTTTTTTTTGATATTTTTTTACCATTCCAGCAATAATTGCCAGTGCGAAGACGCCTAGAGAAGCGATAATAAGCATTAATTTACCACCGTTAAAGACCCCAGCTCCTAGAGCTACGATTGGTAGGTCACTTAGGGTGACGCTGACAACAAGTGCTGTAGTAAATACCTTCCATTTTGTTCCGCTAAGGCCAGCTGCATAGCTCACAAAATCAAACAAACCAGTCATCAATAGTCCCGTTAGGAAAAAGGGATTTCCTTCGAGTTGTGATTGATTAAAGTTCTGAATTCGTTGGCTTGCTTTTTCGCCTACGAGTTTTTTGACTGGCTCCTGCCCGTACCGTTTTGCGACAAGAAATGCGATCTGGCAAAACACTAAATCAGTTATATAGATGGTGATGAGGCCTGTTTCAAACCCTAGGAGTGCCCCGGCAAGCAGTGAATACACCGAACTCGGCAAGGCTGGAAGGAGAATGCTGATTCCCCTAAGTGCAACGATTCCAAGTGGTGCCCATACACCCATGCTCTCAACCTGCGCGCGCAGGGGTTCAAGGGCATGGGTGTGTGCGAGATGGAGAAGAACAATGGCAAGGGCAACAACAGTGCTGATCCCAATGATTTTGCGTAGTCGCTGCACGTAATACTGATTGAATTTGTTCGTTCTTCACCTTTGCATTGTTCTCTCGCTGTTGTCAATTTTCCGCTCGATGTGGAATAAGTTGATGCAGCTTCTTGTGGGTGTTTGCTTTTTTGTTTGTGATTTTTAAGTGATGAATGCTTTTTATATGATTGCGATCCGCTTGTTTAGCGCCTGATGTATGCGTCCTGGGACCTCCTGACACAGGGCTACGTTCCTGTTGTTCGTTCTCAGCCATGTCATCTCCAATCCGCTGTTTGTCCGTGCTTTGACATGTCGCTCGCTCTGATCCACAGCTTTTCTTTGGGATTGCTTTGATTTTGATTGCTTTTTCAGCGTTACCTTTCCGGCAACTGCGCTGTCCCTATGGATTCGACTGATCTCGAAGTGGTCAATGTTCTGGTCTTCCAGCAGCTTCTGGAATCTGTCGAAAGCGAATCTTGGGCTGAGGCCGCCATGGCTCTTTACAAGCTGTATGACATCGAGGCAGGTCAGGATTTTCTCGATCTTGACGAGGTTGAGGA
The window above is part of the Synechococcus sp. WH 8020 genome. Proteins encoded here:
- a CDS encoding TVP38/TMEM64 family protein, translating into MQRLRKIIGISTVVALAIVLLHLAHTHALEPLRAQVESMGVWAPLGIVALRGISILLPALPSSVYSLLAGALLGFETGLITIYITDLVFCQIAFLVAKRYGQEPVKKLVGEKASQRIQNFNQSQLEGNPFFLTGLLMTGLFDFVSYAAGLSGTKWKVFTTALVVSVTLSDLPIVALGAGVFNGGKLMLIIASLGVFALAIIAGMVKKYQKKGSKEP